Proteins from one Azospirillum brasilense genomic window:
- a CDS encoding SRPBCC family protein: protein MTEGERDLVLTRSLDAPRGALWRCWSEPELLKQWFCPKPWFVSEARMDLRPGGEFFTLMNGPDGESFGEPGVFLDVEEGRRLVFTDAFRPGWRPSGRAFMTADVRFEDAGAGRTLYTARAMHWSAEARDEHEKMGFHEGWGKATDQLEALAKTL, encoded by the coding sequence ATGACGGAAGGTGAGCGCGACCTCGTTCTGACCCGCAGCCTCGACGCGCCGCGCGGCGCGCTGTGGCGCTGCTGGTCCGAACCCGAGCTGCTGAAACAATGGTTCTGCCCCAAGCCCTGGTTCGTGTCCGAGGCGCGGATGGACCTGCGGCCGGGCGGCGAGTTCTTCACGCTGATGAACGGTCCGGACGGCGAATCCTTCGGCGAGCCCGGCGTCTTCCTCGACGTGGAGGAGGGGCGGCGTCTGGTCTTCACCGACGCCTTCCGCCCCGGCTGGCGGCCGTCGGGTCGGGCCTTCATGACCGCCGATGTGCGGTTCGAGGACGCGGGCGCCGGCCGGACCCTCTACACCGCGCGCGCCATGCACTGGAGCGCCGAGGCGCGCGACGAGCACGAAAAGATGGGCTTCCACGAGGGCTGGGGCAAAGCGACCGACCAGCTCGAAGCCCTCGCCAAGACGCTTTGA
- a CDS encoding TetR/AcrR family transcriptional regulator — MPRPAKHHPERGDARTRLLEAARDVIRAKGFAATSVDDLCKAAGVTKGAFFHHFETKEALGVAAAAYWAETTSAFFENAPYHRLEDPLDRLFGYVDFRKAIIDGDPAEFTCLVGTMTQEVYGSHPAIRDACASSIFGHAATLEPDIAAAMAARGIAADWTPASLARHTQAVLQGAFILAKATGGREDALDSVDHLKRYLTLLFSQTRSKGTPHDGR, encoded by the coding sequence ATGCCGAGACCCGCCAAACATCACCCCGAACGCGGCGATGCCCGCACCCGGCTTCTCGAAGCGGCGCGGGACGTCATTCGGGCCAAGGGCTTCGCGGCGACCTCCGTCGATGATCTCTGCAAGGCGGCGGGGGTCACCAAGGGCGCGTTCTTCCATCATTTTGAGACCAAGGAAGCGCTCGGCGTCGCCGCCGCCGCCTATTGGGCGGAAACCACCTCGGCCTTCTTCGAGAACGCGCCTTACCACCGGCTTGAAGACCCGCTCGACCGGCTGTTCGGCTATGTCGACTTCCGCAAGGCGATCATCGACGGCGATCCCGCCGAGTTCACCTGCCTCGTCGGCACCATGACGCAGGAGGTCTACGGGTCGCATCCGGCGATCCGCGACGCCTGCGCCTCCAGCATCTTCGGCCACGCGGCGACGCTGGAGCCGGACATCGCGGCGGCCATGGCGGCGCGCGGCATCGCAGCCGACTGGACCCCGGCGAGCCTCGCGCGGCACACCCAGGCCGTGCTCCAGGGCGCCTTCATCCTCGCCAAGGCGACGGGCGGGCGCGAGGACGCGCTGGACAGCGTCGATCACCTGAAACGCTACCTCACGCTGCTCTTTTCACAGACCCGTTCGAAAGGGACTCCCCATGACGGAAGGTGA
- a CDS encoding M14 family metallopeptidase, with protein sequence MHSAIIDLPSATPGTRRTLTVQRFGTAGARPCAYIQASLHADEIPAMLVADKLRRILTALEAEGRIAGEVILVPVANPVGLGQSLMDHHLGRFDQDDGKNFNRDYPHLTEAVAERVADRLTDDGEANKAAIRAALAEALAERTPRTETEHMKHRLLELALQADWVLDLHCDLEAVMHLYTLTPSAEAFAPLQRLLGARAVFLAEESGGDPFDEAVSRPWNELAKRWPDRPIPFGCHSVTVELRGQADVEHAQGEADARAIAGFLTHAGVLSGEPPALPEPLCAPTPLESSEPLTAPVGGVVVFHHKAGDRVAAGAVVADILDPLTGEMTPVRSESAGVLYAHSATRFTLAGKRIAKVAGTTLRRTGPLLSA encoded by the coding sequence ATGCACAGCGCCATCATCGACCTCCCGTCCGCCACCCCCGGCACCCGGCGGACCCTGACCGTCCAGCGCTTCGGCACGGCGGGCGCGCGGCCCTGCGCCTACATCCAGGCGTCGCTGCACGCCGACGAGATCCCGGCGATGCTGGTGGCCGACAAGCTGCGCCGCATCCTGACCGCTCTGGAGGCCGAGGGGCGGATCGCCGGCGAGGTGATCCTCGTCCCGGTCGCCAACCCGGTGGGTCTGGGCCAGTCGCTGATGGACCATCACCTTGGCCGCTTCGATCAGGACGACGGCAAGAACTTCAACCGCGACTACCCCCACCTGACCGAGGCGGTGGCCGAGCGCGTGGCCGACCGGCTGACCGACGACGGCGAGGCCAACAAGGCCGCCATCCGCGCCGCCCTGGCCGAAGCGCTGGCCGAACGCACCCCGCGCACCGAGACGGAGCATATGAAGCACCGTCTTCTGGAACTGGCGCTCCAGGCCGATTGGGTGCTCGACCTGCATTGCGACCTGGAAGCGGTGATGCACCTCTACACCCTGACGCCCTCGGCGGAGGCCTTCGCCCCGTTGCAGCGGCTGCTGGGCGCGCGGGCGGTCTTCCTGGCCGAGGAATCCGGCGGCGACCCCTTCGACGAGGCGGTCAGCCGCCCCTGGAACGAGCTTGCCAAGCGCTGGCCCGACCGTCCGATCCCCTTCGGCTGCCATTCCGTGACCGTGGAGCTGCGCGGGCAGGCCGACGTGGAGCACGCCCAGGGCGAAGCGGACGCCCGGGCCATCGCCGGCTTCCTTACCCATGCCGGAGTCCTGTCCGGCGAGCCGCCGGCCCTGCCGGAGCCGCTGTGCGCCCCGACCCCGCTGGAATCCTCCGAACCGCTGACCGCCCCGGTGGGCGGCGTGGTGGTCTTCCACCACAAGGCGGGCGACCGCGTGGCGGCCGGCGCCGTGGTCGCCGACATCCTCGACCCGCTGACCGGTGAGATGACCCCGGTGCGCAGCGAGTCGGCGGGCGTGCTCTACGCCCACAGCGCGACTCGCTTTACCCTGGCGGGGAAAAGGATTGCCAAGGTGGCGGGCACGACGCTGCGGCGGACGGGGCCATTGTTGAGCGCATGA
- the rocD gene encoding ornithine--oxo-acid transaminase, whose amino-acid sequence MLPHAADLIGTEHRLGAHNYKPLDVVLARGEGVYVWDTEGNRYLDCLSAYSAVNQGHCHPKVLEAMVSQASKLTLTSRAFRNDQLAPFYEELAALTGSHKILPMNSGAEAVESAIKTVRKWGYEVRGVPENQAEIIVCSDNFHGRTITIVSFSTDPDARGGFGPFTPGFRTVPFGDAAALEAAITPNTVAVLLEPIQGEAGVVIPPAGYLRRVRDLCTERNVVMILDEIQTGLGRTGKLLAEEHEGVEADVTLIGKALSGGFYPVSAVLSNSEVLGVLKPGQHGSTFGGNPLACAVARAAMRVLVEEGMIDNAAAQGAYFLDQLGAIRSNVIREARGRGLMLAVELHPEAGGARRYCEALRARGVLAKDTHDHTIRIAPPLVITREQVDWALEQFDAVLTGTAVP is encoded by the coding sequence ATGCTTCCGCACGCCGCTGACCTGATCGGGACCGAACACCGCCTGGGCGCCCACAATTACAAGCCGCTGGACGTCGTTCTGGCGCGCGGCGAGGGCGTCTATGTCTGGGACACCGAGGGCAACCGCTATCTCGATTGCCTCTCGGCCTACTCCGCCGTCAACCAGGGCCATTGCCACCCGAAGGTTTTGGAAGCGATGGTGAGCCAAGCCTCCAAGCTGACCCTGACCTCCCGCGCCTTCCGCAACGACCAGCTGGCGCCGTTCTACGAGGAGCTGGCGGCGCTCACCGGCTCGCACAAGATCCTGCCGATGAACAGCGGGGCGGAGGCGGTGGAATCGGCGATCAAGACGGTGCGCAAGTGGGGCTACGAGGTGCGCGGCGTGCCGGAGAACCAGGCGGAGATCATCGTCTGCTCGGACAATTTTCACGGGCGGACCATCACCATCGTCAGCTTCAGCACCGACCCGGACGCCCGCGGCGGCTTCGGCCCCTTCACGCCGGGCTTCCGCACCGTGCCCTTCGGCGACGCGGCGGCGCTGGAGGCGGCGATCACCCCCAACACGGTGGCCGTCCTGCTGGAGCCGATCCAGGGCGAGGCCGGCGTGGTCATTCCGCCCGCCGGCTATCTGCGCCGGGTGCGCGACCTGTGCACGGAGCGCAACGTCGTGATGATCCTGGACGAGATTCAGACGGGGCTGGGCCGCACCGGCAAGCTGCTGGCCGAGGAGCATGAGGGGGTGGAGGCCGACGTCACCCTGATCGGCAAGGCGCTGTCCGGCGGCTTCTACCCGGTGTCGGCGGTGCTGTCGAACTCCGAGGTGCTGGGCGTGCTGAAGCCCGGCCAGCACGGCAGCACCTTCGGCGGCAACCCGCTGGCCTGCGCCGTCGCCCGCGCCGCCATGCGGGTGCTGGTGGAGGAGGGCATGATCGACAACGCCGCCGCCCAGGGCGCCTATTTCCTGGATCAACTCGGCGCCATCCGCAGCAACGTGATCCGCGAGGCGCGCGGGCGCGGCCTGATGCTGGCGGTGGAGCTTCACCCGGAGGCGGGCGGGGCGCGCCGCTATTGCGAAGCGCTGCGGGCGCGCGGCGTCCTGGCGAAGGACACCCACGACCACACCATCCGCATCGCCCCGCCGCTGGTCATCACCCGCGAACAGGTCGATTGGGCGCTGGAGCAGTTCGACGCCGTTCTGACGGGAACCGCCGTTCCGTAA
- the rocF gene encoding arginase: MASGDRDDQRFVEIIGVPIEAGAGHPGALMGPAALRTAGLVRALRELGHEVRDLGDLAPEPWSEGDAATARLAEITAWSRALADRSYAMMRGGGVPVFLGGDHSLSMGSVTGVARHCREAGTPLFVLWLDAHGDFNTPHTSPSGNMHGMPVALLCGEDGFDDVFPPEQRATVNPAHVHLFGIRSLDPGERRLLRARGVDVVDMRLIDEHGVGVHMRRIIERVRQAGGHLHVSLDVDFLDPAIAPAVGTAVLGGATYREAHLIMEMLHDAGVVGSLDVVELNPFLDERGKSALLLVDLVASLFGRRIIDPAVTQSQIGGQAV, encoded by the coding sequence ATGGCGTCGGGGGATCGGGACGATCAGCGCTTCGTGGAGATCATCGGCGTTCCCATCGAGGCGGGGGCCGGCCATCCCGGCGCCCTGATGGGGCCGGCGGCGCTGCGCACGGCGGGGCTGGTCCGCGCCCTGCGCGAGCTGGGGCACGAGGTCCGCGACCTTGGTGACTTGGCACCCGAACCGTGGAGCGAAGGCGACGCCGCCACCGCCCGTCTGGCGGAGATCACCGCCTGGTCGCGGGCGCTGGCCGACCGCTCCTACGCCATGATGCGGGGCGGCGGGGTGCCGGTGTTCCTGGGCGGCGACCACAGCCTGTCCATGGGCTCGGTCACCGGGGTGGCCCGCCATTGCCGGGAGGCCGGTACGCCGCTGTTCGTTCTGTGGCTGGACGCCCACGGCGACTTCAACACGCCCCACACCTCGCCGTCGGGCAACATGCACGGCATGCCGGTGGCCCTGCTGTGCGGGGAGGACGGCTTCGACGACGTCTTCCCGCCGGAGCAGCGCGCCACGGTGAACCCGGCCCATGTGCATCTGTTCGGCATCCGCTCCCTCGACCCCGGCGAGCGGCGCCTGCTGCGCGCCCGCGGGGTGGACGTGGTGGACATGCGGCTGATCGACGAGCACGGGGTCGGCGTCCACATGCGCCGCATCATCGAGCGGGTGCGGCAGGCCGGCGGCCATCTGCACGTCAGCCTGGACGTGGACTTCCTCGACCCCGCCATCGCGCCGGCGGTGGGCACGGCGGTGCTCGGCGGGGCGACCTACCGCGAGGCGCACCTGATCATGGAGATGCTGCACGACGCGGGCGTCGTCGGCTCGCTGGACGTGGTGGAACTGAACCCCTTCCTGGACGAGCGGGGCAAGAGCGCGCTTCTGCTGGTCGATCTGGTGGCGAGCCTGTTCGGGCGCCGCATCATCGACCCCGCCGTCACCCAGTCGCAGATTGGCGGACAGGCCGTCTGA
- a CDS encoding Lrp/AsnC family transcriptional regulator gives MDDLDHRLLGLLRADARQPVAGLAAALKVSRATVRARIDRLVESGVIAGFTVLLRKDLRPAMVRAITMIEVEGRAAETVIARLHGFPEVRTVYTTNGRWDVVAEIETESLEAFDDTLRRLRQIAGIASTETSILLSARKAVL, from the coding sequence ATGGACGACCTGGACCACCGCCTGCTGGGCCTGCTGCGCGCCGACGCGCGCCAGCCCGTCGCCGGCCTCGCCGCCGCGCTGAAGGTGTCGCGCGCGACCGTGCGCGCCCGCATCGACCGTCTGGTCGAAAGCGGGGTCATCGCCGGCTTCACGGTGCTGCTGCGCAAGGATCTGCGGCCCGCCATGGTCCGGGCCATCACGATGATCGAGGTGGAGGGCCGCGCCGCCGAGACGGTCATCGCCCGCCTGCACGGCTTTCCGGAGGTGCGGACGGTCTACACCACCAACGGGCGCTGGGACGTCGTCGCTGAAATCGAAACGGAGTCGCTGGAGGCCTTCGACGACACGCTGCGCCGCCTCCGGCAGATCGCCGGCATCGCCTCCACCGAGACCAGCATCCTGCTCTCCGCCCGCAAGGCGGTGCTGTAG
- a CDS encoding ParA family protein: MTSHEDVFDAPETRQPTILAVYNQKGGVGKTTTSVNLALALAALGKSVVLIDFDPQSSATSNFLLREKARVGINDLLSQDTFVEDAITPTSFDGLSMIVGARKLYSLEHALDARGGSQRGLRKALHFSRNPPDYVVIDCPPALGHLAAGALAASDRLVLPVFPGRYALDGLKRTLSVVEHIQKGMNPNLSVAGILMLSITNDEVGRESLTLLRSEFPELMFRTAIPYDVDVVKATYRRMPAAIFSPEGRTTTRFLALGWEIVHGRGSSPTDEQLKPAQDRIRAWHADTDSSYTARRAAAPDEGDDSTGGGNGRSAGAEASKGGGGRALVAAAVGLIVGFALGALFGQPLLGGVLAGLGG; the protein is encoded by the coding sequence ATGACCAGCCACGAAGACGTCTTCGACGCGCCGGAGACGCGGCAGCCGACCATCCTGGCGGTGTACAACCAGAAGGGTGGCGTCGGCAAGACGACCACCTCCGTGAACCTCGCCCTGGCGCTGGCCGCGCTGGGCAAGAGCGTCGTCCTGATCGACTTCGACCCGCAGAGCAGCGCCACCAGCAACTTCCTGCTGCGGGAGAAGGCGCGCGTCGGCATCAACGACCTGCTGAGCCAGGACACCTTCGTCGAGGACGCCATCACCCCGACCAGCTTCGACGGGCTGTCGATGATCGTCGGGGCGCGGAAGCTCTATTCGCTGGAGCACGCGCTGGACGCCCGCGGCGGCTCGCAGCGCGGCCTGCGCAAGGCGCTGCACTTCTCGCGCAACCCGCCGGATTACGTGGTGATCGACTGCCCGCCGGCGCTCGGCCATCTGGCGGCGGGCGCGCTGGCGGCGTCGGACCGGCTGGTGCTTCCGGTCTTTCCGGGGCGCTACGCGCTGGACGGGCTGAAGCGCACCCTGTCGGTGGTCGAGCACATCCAGAAGGGCATGAACCCCAACCTGTCGGTGGCCGGCATCCTGATGCTGTCGATCACCAACGACGAGGTCGGGCGCGAATCGCTGACCCTGCTGCGCTCCGAGTTCCCGGAGCTGATGTTCCGCACGGCGATCCCCTACGACGTGGACGTGGTGAAGGCGACCTACCGCCGGATGCCCGCCGCGATCTTCAGCCCGGAGGGCCGGACGACCACGCGCTTCCTGGCGCTCGGCTGGGAGATCGTCCACGGTCGCGGCTCCTCCCCGACCGACGAGCAGCTGAAGCCGGCGCAGGACCGCATCCGCGCGTGGCACGCCGACACCGACTCCTCCTACACCGCGCGGCGCGCGGCGGCGCCGGACGAGGGCGATGATTCCACGGGCGGTGGCAACGGACGCAGCGCTGGGGCTGAGGCGTCCAAGGGTGGTGGCGGCCGGGCACTGGTCGCAGCGGCGGTCGGGCTGATCGTCGGCTTCGCCCTGGGCGCGCTGTTCGGGCAACCGCTTCTGGGCGGCGTGCTGGCGGGGCTCGGCGGCTGA
- a CDS encoding galactosyltransferase-related protein, producing the protein MTTTDRRLHIVVPYRDRAAHLRDFVPRVGAYFATLPDPIDYRVTIVEQEAGLPFNRGAIKNVGFLLGEAESGYTCLHDIDYLPIDADYSWVDRPTPILSFGAEQRPVAPGRSDQTVTTDLESTMGGVLLMPNDVFRRIDGYSNAYWGWGYEDFDLSLRIRSRRIPTARRPGRFEPLDHDNEGFNPDASASPIARVNKRVFQANWSGGAIPEEDGLSSLSFEILDRRPCDGVDPAAAGRWEIVRVRLTMAPLPGQLAAFKTR; encoded by the coding sequence ATGACAACCACGGACCGGCGGCTTCACATCGTCGTGCCCTACCGCGACCGCGCGGCGCATCTGCGGGATTTCGTGCCGCGGGTCGGCGCTTACTTCGCAACGCTGCCCGATCCCATCGACTACCGCGTCACCATCGTCGAGCAGGAGGCCGGGTTGCCCTTCAACCGGGGCGCCATCAAGAATGTCGGCTTCCTGCTGGGCGAGGCGGAGAGCGGCTACACCTGCCTGCACGACATCGACTATCTGCCCATCGACGCCGATTACTCCTGGGTCGACCGGCCGACCCCCATCCTGTCCTTCGGGGCGGAGCAGCGGCCGGTGGCGCCGGGCCGCTCCGACCAAACGGTGACCACCGACCTGGAAAGCACGATGGGCGGCGTCCTGCTGATGCCCAACGACGTGTTCCGGCGGATCGACGGCTATTCCAACGCCTACTGGGGCTGGGGCTACGAGGATTTCGACCTGTCGCTGCGCATCCGCTCCCGCCGCATCCCGACCGCGCGGCGGCCCGGCCGGTTCGAGCCGCTGGACCACGACAACGAGGGCTTCAACCCCGACGCCTCGGCCTCGCCCATCGCGCGGGTCAACAAGCGGGTCTTCCAGGCCAACTGGTCCGGTGGCGCGATCCCGGAGGAGGACGGCCTGTCCAGCCTGTCCTTCGAGATTCTCGACCGCCGCCCCTGCGACGGCGTTGATCCCGCTGCCGCCGGACGGTGGGAGATCGTGCGCGTCCGCCTGACCATGGCGCCGCTGCCCGGCCAGCTGGCGGCCTTCAAGACGCGCTGA
- a CDS encoding tetratricopeptide repeat protein, with protein MDHPETAERAAALHRQAVAAQREGRVREAVALFQQALALRKDVDIYLDFGGLLAGLSQWGPAGAVYAAALKLAPDSPDAHYGVALSHHAQGRPAEAEPHYRAVLAGCPGLGAVWNNLGVALQEQGRPAEAETAYREALRHQPEDAGTWKNLAVALDSLCRTDEAEAAYRAALSRNPEHAVSLNNLGGLVLAAGRPDEAWRIGCRMVALNPADRNGWMLLGNAAHAAGRRGEAVRASAVAVRLAPDDPAPRHNLANALAAAGRRDEAVAEYRAVLGLQPDSPAAVDLAMELLGQHDMAGALALLRGALARHPDHVLAWRILGQTLAGALRPDAALDALRRAVALDPGDPAGWEDLAAAATLADRVAPSIEALRRVRRLSPAYNPALAQLVQQQRHACDWRDLPALEGDLIGRMRAGALGVPPFGLLAVHTTPADQRAAAERWARQKARGVPAVARPAVAGDGRLRIGYLSADFHEHATAYLMAELLERHDRMRFAVTAYSTGIDDGSPMRRRLTAAVERFVDLRDRSDRDAAQAIAADGIDILVDLKGYTAFARTAILAARPAPVQVNWLGYPGTMGADFIDVILADAATIPPGEESFYSEAVVRLPHCYQPNDRHRAIAERTPSRADCGLPEDGFVFCCFNSPYKLTPALFDVWARLLRAVPGSVLWLYAGNPLVAGNLRREAVARGVAPERLVFAPPRPLAEHLARHRRADLFLDTLPYNAHTTASDALWTGLPVVTCRGATFAGRVAASLLETVGLPELVTDSPAAYEVLALGLARDPARLAGLKARLVAARTASPLFDGDRFARDLEDAYRAIWQRFAPAGDPR; from the coding sequence ATGGACCATCCCGAGACCGCCGAACGGGCCGCCGCGCTGCACCGGCAGGCCGTCGCCGCCCAGCGCGAGGGCCGCGTGCGGGAGGCCGTGGCGCTGTTCCAGCAGGCGCTGGCGCTGCGCAAGGACGTGGACATCTATCTGGATTTCGGCGGCCTGCTGGCCGGGCTGTCGCAATGGGGGCCGGCGGGGGCGGTCTATGCGGCGGCGCTGAAGCTGGCGCCCGACTCCCCCGACGCCCATTACGGGGTGGCTCTGTCCCACCACGCCCAGGGGCGCCCGGCGGAGGCCGAGCCGCATTACCGCGCCGTCCTGGCGGGTTGCCCCGGGCTGGGCGCGGTGTGGAACAACCTGGGCGTCGCGCTCCAGGAGCAGGGCCGGCCGGCCGAGGCCGAGACCGCCTACCGCGAGGCCTTGCGCCACCAGCCGGAGGACGCCGGCACCTGGAAGAATCTGGCGGTCGCGCTGGACTCTCTATGCCGGACCGACGAGGCCGAAGCCGCCTACCGGGCGGCGCTGTCGCGCAACCCCGAGCATGCGGTGTCCCTGAACAATCTCGGCGGCCTCGTCTTGGCCGCCGGGCGCCCGGACGAGGCGTGGCGGATCGGCTGCCGCATGGTGGCGCTGAATCCGGCGGACCGGAACGGCTGGATGCTGCTGGGCAACGCCGCCCACGCGGCGGGCCGCCGGGGCGAGGCGGTGCGGGCGAGTGCGGTGGCGGTGCGGCTGGCGCCGGACGATCCCGCCCCGCGCCACAACCTCGCCAACGCGCTGGCCGCTGCCGGGCGGCGGGATGAGGCGGTGGCGGAGTACCGGGCGGTCCTCGGGCTCCAGCCCGATTCCCCGGCGGCGGTCGATCTGGCGATGGAACTGCTCGGCCAGCACGACATGGCGGGCGCCTTGGCGCTGCTGCGCGGCGCGCTCGCGCGGCATCCGGACCATGTCCTGGCGTGGCGGATTCTCGGCCAGACGCTGGCCGGCGCGTTGCGCCCGGACGCCGCGCTCGATGCGCTGCGCCGGGCGGTGGCCCTCGATCCCGGCGACCCGGCGGGGTGGGAGGATCTCGCCGCCGCCGCGACTCTGGCTGACCGGGTCGCGCCGTCCATCGAGGCCCTCCGCCGCGTCCGCCGGCTCTCCCCCGCCTACAACCCGGCGCTGGCGCAGCTCGTGCAGCAGCAGCGGCACGCCTGCGACTGGCGCGATCTGCCGGCGCTGGAAGGAGACCTGATCGGGCGGATGCGCGCCGGGGCGCTGGGTGTGCCGCCCTTCGGCCTGCTGGCGGTGCACACAACTCCGGCGGACCAGCGGGCGGCGGCGGAGCGCTGGGCGCGGCAGAAGGCGCGCGGCGTGCCGGCGGTGGCGCGTCCCGCCGTTGCCGGAGACGGTCGCCTGCGCATCGGCTACCTCTCCGCCGACTTCCACGAGCACGCCACCGCCTATCTGATGGCGGAGCTTCTGGAGCGGCACGACCGGATGCGATTCGCCGTCACCGCCTATTCCACCGGCATCGACGACGGCAGCCCGATGCGCCGCCGCCTGACCGCCGCGGTGGAGCGCTTCGTGGACCTGCGCGACCGCTCCGACCGCGACGCCGCGCAAGCCATCGCCGCCGACGGCATCGACATCCTGGTGGACCTGAAGGGCTACACGGCCTTCGCCCGCACGGCGATCCTGGCGGCGCGGCCCGCCCCGGTGCAGGTGAACTGGCTGGGCTATCCCGGCACCATGGGGGCGGACTTCATCGACGTGATATTGGCCGACGCGGCGACCATCCCGCCGGGCGAGGAGAGCTTCTACAGCGAGGCGGTGGTGCGGCTGCCCCACTGCTACCAGCCCAACGACCGCCACCGCGCCATCGCCGAGCGCACGCCGTCGCGCGCCGATTGTGGGTTGCCGGAGGATGGCTTCGTCTTCTGCTGCTTCAACAGCCCCTACAAGCTGACGCCCGCGCTGTTCGACGTCTGGGCGCGGCTGCTGCGCGCCGTGCCGGGGAGCGTGCTTTGGCTCTACGCCGGCAATCCGCTGGTGGCCGGCAACCTGCGGCGCGAGGCGGTGGCCCGCGGGGTGGCGCCGGAACGCCTCGTCTTCGCGCCGCCGCGCCCCCTGGCGGAGCATCTGGCGCGGCACCGGCGGGCCGACCTGTTCCTCGACACGCTGCCCTACAACGCCCACACCACGGCCAGCGACGCGCTGTGGACCGGGCTTCCGGTGGTGACCTGCCGTGGTGCGACCTTCGCCGGGCGGGTGGCGGCCAGCCTGCTCGAAACGGTGGGGTTGCCGGAACTGGTGACCGACTCGCCGGCGGCCTACGAGGTGCTGGCCCTGGGCCTCGCCCGCGATCCGGCACGGCTGGCCGGGCTGAAGGCGCGCCTGGTGGCGGCGCGGACGGCCAGCCCCCTGTTCGACGGCGACCGCTTCGCCCGCGATCTGGAGGACGCCTATCGCGCCATCTGGCAACGCTTCGCACCGGCAGGAGACCCGCGATGA